The following coding sequences lie in one Lepeophtheirus salmonis chromosome 11, UVic_Lsal_1.4, whole genome shotgun sequence genomic window:
- the LOC121126405 gene encoding box C/D snoRNA protein 1 yields MVDSSLCETCQKNEPKYTCPGCSIRSCSLDCVKKHKSGVDACDGIRRKSSYVPLSQFTDDDLEKDFTFMSSACNTLNSIGRDKLRNITTKGENALPIPYFYTQLINANRIRGCRFLLLPPHFHRHKTNTSRLDFALNRIFWKVDWYFPHANDLTLTEKSMDEMTRPWDYIKEVIYQEQKMQNQDTEKDLVGLNPFIQYASLGFGGFKALLKIEGIQKTPNCSRFEELDLKKSLRANLRDKTVIENPIIYVVLNDHVSSFTVKGPSDSSSFLEGVPKVETPLLEKPKETKKSFGLLSAQDSDSEEESSKKHKLNEPLEKKSPKTPKLEEALKNNSNKSSLFLVHYSDSE; encoded by the exons ATGGTGGATTCTAG TCTTTGCGAAACGTGTCAAAAGAATGAACCAAAGTACACGTGCCCTGGCTGCAGTATTCGAAGCTGCTCACTGGATTGCGTAAAGAAACACAAATCAGGAGTTGATGCATGCGATGGTATTCGAAGGAAGTCTAGTTATGTTCCATTAAGTCAGTTTACAGACGATGATTTAgaaaaag ACTTTACGTTTATGTCATCTGCCTGCAACACTCTAAATAGCATTGGGCGGGATAAATTAAGGAACATTACAACCAAGGGAGAAAATGCTCTTCCAATACCCTATTTCTACACTCAGCTCATTAACGCAAATCGGATCCGAGGATGTCGATTTCTTCTCTTACCTCCTCATTTCCATAGACATAAAACTAATACATCACGTCTTGACTTTGCATTAAATCGTATCTTTTGGAAAGTGGACTGGTATTTCCCTCATGCTAATGATTTAACGCTCACAGAGAAATCCATGGACGAGATGACCCGTCCCTGGGACTATATAAAGGAAGTTATTTATCAGGAACAAAAAATGCAGAACCAAGATACGGAAAAGGACTTGGTGGGCTTAAATCCCTTCATTCAATATGCATCTCTTGGATTTGGAGGTTTCAAAGCTCTACTCAAAATCGAAGGGATTCAGAAAACCCCGAATTG tTCTCGATTTGAAGAATTGGATCTCAAAAAGTCTCTGAGAGCGAATCTTCGAGATAAAACAGTGATTGAGAATCCCATCATTTACGTTGTTTTGAATGATCATGTATCCTCTTTTACTGTGAAAG gtcCATCAGATTCCTCTTCATTTTTAGAAGGTGTTCCAAAGGTGGAAACACCGTTATTGGAAAAACCTAAGGAGACTAAAAAATCGTTTGGTCTATTATCTGCTCAGGATTCAGACTCGGAAGAAGAATCTTCAAAAAAGCACAAGTTAAATGAACCTCTTGAGAAAAAATCGCCTAAAACCCCCAAGTTGGAAGAAGCCTTGAAGAATAATTCGAATAAAAGTAGTCTCTTTTTAGTTCACTATTCGGATagtgaataa
- the CSN7 gene encoding COP9 signalosome complex subunit 7b — protein MGSTLNGELEQFLLLGKSAKGAAASSLILRVLEASGIYVFGELLDLPNITALGDSPEFASHLELLKLFAYGTYKDYSETKYPPLTDGMQKKLRLLTLVSLASGKKILKYEELMKELNLNTVRELEDLIIEGSNSRIIQGKLDQKSSHFEVDFAKGRDIKKEDISSIINTLTSWCDSCDGILSCLEQEANRANGLKAESIKHKNEVSTKHAILMRSAKDQQINDTVIADDPDSRMDVDRSICERRDKKGPSNKSKGTRTSGSANTSKGGGNFWQK, from the exons ATGGGCTCGACTTTAAATGGAGAACTAGAGCAATTTCTCTTGCTAGGAAAGAGCGCAAAAGGAGCTGCAGCTAGTTCCTTGATCCTCCGTGTTCTTGAAGCATCAGGGATTTATGTATTTGGCGAACTCTTGGATCTTCCTAATATCACGGCTCTTGGAG ATTCGCCTGAGTTTGCCTCTCACTTGGAACTCCTCAAGCTATTTGCCTATGGTACCTACAAAGATTATTCAGAAACTAAATATCCCCCACTCACGGATGGAATGCAAAAAAAGCTTCGTCTTCTCACCCTTGTCAGTCTTGCTTCTggtaaaaaaatcctcaaatacGAGGAATTGATGAAAGAACTAAATTTAAATACCGTCAGGGAACTGGAGGATCTCATCATTGAAGGTTCAAACTCTCGTATCATCCAGGGTAAACTTGATCAGAAAAGCTCACATTTTGAAGTGGATTTTGCCAAAGGACgggatattaaaaaa gagGATATATCATCCATCATTAACACACTCACAAGTTGGTGCGACTCCTGTGATGGAATTCTATCCTGTCTCGAACAGGAAGCCAATCGAGCCAATGGCTTAAAGGCAGAAAGtatcaaacataaaaatgaagTCTCCACTAAA cATGCAATTCTAATGCGCTCTGCCAAGGACCAGCAAATAAATGACACCGTTATTGCAGATGATCCGGACTCTCGTATGGACGTAGACCGCTCCATTTGTGAAAGAAGGGACAAGAAAGGCCCATCTAATAAGTCCAAAGGGACCCGAACCTCTGGAAGTGCAAATACATCTAAGGGTGGTGGAAACTTTTGGCAGAAGTAA
- the LOC121126410 gene encoding uncharacterized protein yields the protein MMMERENPFTTLSLHGQECPDCSGDGCLPGCFSREMLQESKATLDKKMAFIKKGIRETTLQIGDLEFSCRQELDERYPGRVIIRPMVIQKIVILSGLLHNMLRYMAILRRDSKKINFLLSVPGNNILPTVDFREITEEIIAENAPDIGDLFRVDLYRPSEETEFFSVIPFLYRGLAQR from the exons ATGATGATGGAAAGAGAGAATCCTTTTACTACATTGTCATTGCACGGTCAGGAATGTCCGGACTGCTCAGGTGATGGATGTCTACCCGGTTGTTTCTCCCGAGAAATGCTTCAAGAGAGTAAAGCCACATTGGacaaaaaaatggcatttaTCAAAAAGGGTATTCGA GAAACAACACTTCAGATCGGCGATTTGGAGTTTTCCTGTCGCCAGGAACTGGATGAGCGATACCCTGGCCGAGTTATCATTCGGCCAATGGTAATACAGAAAATAGTGATTTTATCAGGACTCCTCCATAACATGCTTCGATACATGGCCATACTAAGGAGagattcaaagaaaataaactttttactcAGCGTTCcgggaaataatatattacccACAGTGGACTTTAGAGAAATCACGGAAGAAATAATTGCGGAAAATGCCCCTGATATAGGTGATCTCTTTAGAGTGGATCTATATAGACCCTCAGAGGAAACAGAGTTCTTTTCCgtcattccttttttatatagagGGCTTGCTCAGCGTTAA
- the LOC121126409 gene encoding uncharacterized protein, with protein MNLKADLDQYLSQNKRTHAGSSVLEKLKLPSLNLSSSPFGNIKSSDADSECLLEGSEEANKSSYNKDSCCLCAHLPTLNKKQRILGFGGSLCMGLLCFVLASLYFPILLLQSRKFALLFTLGSIFTLSSFSFLYGPWAHIQSLFASKERLPFTSIYFLTLFGTLYAALGLQSTILTIIFAFVQVGALIWFVVSYIPGGQTGLRFMSRIFSSFCKKTVGQTLPV; from the exons ATGAATTTAAAAGCCGATTTGGATCAGTACTTGAGCCAGAATAAACGAACACACGCTGGGAGCTCTGTTCTGGAAAAGTTGAAGCTTCCTTCTCTGAATCTAAGTTCGTCCCCCTTTGGAAATATCAAGTCCTCGGATGCGGACAGTGAATGCTTGTTAGAGGGAAGTGAAGAGGCGAATAAGTCCAGTTACAACAAAGACTCCTGTTGCCTCTGCGCACATCTACCTACTTTGAATAAGAAGCAGAGAATCCTTGGATTTGGTGGGAGTCTATGTATGGGGCTCCTATGCTTTGTCCTTGCCTCTCTCTACTTCCCCATTCTCTTACTCCAATCCCGTAAATTCGCTCTTCTCTTCACTctag GAAGTATTTTCACGCTCAGCAGTTTTTCTTTCCTTTACGGTCCCTGGGCTCATATCCAATCTCTTTTTGCTTCCAAAGAAAGACTCCCTTTTACGTCCATCTATTTTCTAACACTCTTTGGGACTCTCTATGCAGCTCTTGGACTGCAAAGTACCATCCTTACCATTATTTTTGCCTTCGTTCAAGTAGGGGCTCTTATTTGGTTCGTCGTGTCCTATATTCCTGGTGGACAAACAGGGTTGAGGTTTATGAGTAGAATATTCTCTTCCTTTTGCAAGAAAACTGTTGGGCAGACTCTTCCCGTCTGA
- the Datp gene encoding bis(5'-nucleosyl)-tetraphosphatase [asymmetrical], whose amino-acid sequence MTVVRASGFILFQRVSDSIEYLIMKASYGSKHWTPPKGHVDPGESILQTAIRETKEESGFEPEKDFIIIQNYEKVLKYNVKSHLDGIVRPKETIYFLGEMVPGEREVTLSEEHTDFKWVTLSTCSEYANFPDFILALTECEEFIKSLS is encoded by the coding sequence ATGACGGTAGTACGAGCTTCTGGCTTTATTCTTTTTCAACGCGTCTCTGATAGTATTGAATATCTTATCATGAAGGCTTCCTATGGTTCTAAACATTGGACTCCTCCTAAGGGACATGTGGATCCAGGAGAGTCAATCCTGCAAACAGCAATCCGTGAAACAAAGGAAGAGTCCGGCTTTGAGCCGGAGAAGGACTTTATAATCATTCAAAActatgaaaaagttttaaagtatAATGTAAAGAGTCATTTGGACGGAATTGTGCGACCCAAAGAAACTATTTATTTCCTTGGGGAAATGGTTCCTGGTGAAAGAGAGGTGACTCTATCCGAGGAGCATACGGACTTTAAATGGGTTACTTTGTCCACCTGCTCAGAGTATGCAAATTTCCCTGATTTTATTCTAGCATTAACAGAGTGTGAGGAATTTATCAAGTCTTTGTCATAG
- the LOC121126407 gene encoding methyltransferase-like protein 22, with product MMDHYTSEIHGTLNSKKGSDGTYIARIRVSKPCSISSDGRSSTAKMLFDEDGDLIRSTEEESVILLKHSGSSSLQDVGSQLWGGSLLLADMILAHPEFLLQGNVLEIGSGTGLTPIGAAICLPSTSFSSYIVTDLEQNLDGIRHNFALNHVKYEDSKCFSIRSLDLLLSSKFPKWAQEADVVLGGDVIYDEVLTNGIIAFILSLKEGAVLYFAIEKRYVFTNEDLDIVSHSYNYFLQGLNHHGIPFEEMDPLPTQSFCYERSRDLILLRIMKQKR from the exons atGATGGATCACTACACTTCTGAGATCCATGGAACACTCAACTCTAAAAAAGGATCTGATGGAACCTACATCGCTCGCATCCGCGTTTCCAAACCGTGCTCCATTAGTAGTGATGGAAGATCCTCGACTGCAAAGATGTTATTTGATGAGGACGGCGACTTGATTCGATCCACAGAGGAAGAGTCTGTGATTCTTCTTAAACATTCAGGGAGTTCCTCGCTCCAAGATGTGGGATCTCAACTATGGGGAGGATCTCTTCTTCTCGCAGATATGATCCTTGCACATCCAGAGTTCCTTCTCCAGGG AAATGTCCTCGAAATCGGCTCCGGAACGGGTTTGACTCCTATTGGAGCAGCCATTTGCCTCCCTTCTACTTCCTTCTCTTCCTACATTGTCACGGATTTAGAGCAAAACTTGGATGGGATCCGTCATAACTTTGCATTGAATCATGTGAAGTATGAAGATTCGAAATGTTTTTCCATTCGTTCTCtggatttattattatcatccaAGTTCCCAAAATGGGCTCAGGAGGCGGATGTTGTTCTAGGGGGGGATGTCATTTATGATGAGGTCCTAACAAACGGGATCATTGCATTCATTCTATCTCTCAAAGAAGGAGCGGTGCTCTACTTTGCTATCGAAAAAAGATATGTCTTTACAAATGAGGACCTGGACATAGTTTCTCATTCCTACAATTATTTCCTTCAAGGTTTAAATCATCATGGAATCCCCTTTGAGGAGATGGACCCCCTCCCGACTCAAAGCTTTTGCTATGAGCGCTCGAGGGACTTGATACTGCTACGAATCATGAAGCAAAAGAGATGA
- the LOC121126412 gene encoding HIG1 domain family member 2A, mitochondrial, whose protein sequence is MSDNTAKPKLEWIQDDKNKAVNDNVNPLYYRDDMDFLRENIVPQTASASSLEFFKNNLLVSVGCLATSGFLISGLKSFYNKNTVRSQKMMRRRVIAQGLTIVALFVGALQEGNKRLQNDPIPSSPPSSN, encoded by the coding sequence ATGTCTGACAATACAGCCAAGCCAAAATTAGAGTGGATCCaggatgataaaaataaagccGTCAATGACAATGTGAATCCCCTCTACTATAGGGATGACATGGACTTTTTACGCGAAAACATTGTGCCACAAACGGCTTCTGCATCTTcgctggaattttttaaaaacaatctcCTAGTGTCTGTCGGATGTCTCGCTACATCTGGGTTTTTGATATCCGGATTAAagagtttttataataaaaacactgtACGCTCACAAAAAATGATGAGAAGAAGAGTCATTGCTCAGGGACTGACAATTGTAGCTCTTTTTGTTGGAGCTCTTCAAGAAGGCAACAAACGGTTGCAAAATGACCCTATTCCGTCATCTCCTCCTTCGTCTAATTAA